The genomic DNA TCGTGGTTCACTGATAAAACGTATGGGTAAATTATCTAAAGCCAGTTCATTACCCACCATGATTTTAGGCTCAACCATTCTGGCTATTCTAGCCAATACCTATGAACTACTGTGCACCGCAGGCTTCCCGATGATTTACACCTCGGTGTTGTCATTATCAGATCTCGATACCATGCAACGTTACTTATACCTCATTGCTTATAATGTGGTTTATGTTATCCCACTTGCCGTAATTGTGATTGTGTTCTCAATGACGTTAGGTAAACGCAAACTGACCGAAAAAGAAGGCGAAGTACTTAAACTGATGTCAGGTATTATGATGTTAGGGTTAGGCAGCATGTTAGTCTTTAATCCTAACTCACTGCAAAATGCAGTCTTTTCGGTAGGCCTGATCCTTGGATCGATTGTACTCACCTTTATCATTGCCAGAATTAAACGCTACGTAGTGCAAAATAAAGCAGGGTAAATGTAAAACTGTGCAATGTTGATATGATTTAATATTGGCATGCGATAACCTTAATTGATCGAAAAATCTGTATGTTAGCGTTAGCATGCAGATTTTCTTTGTGCCAGAGGACAGTTATGAATCGCATTTTACTTATCGACGATGATATTGGTTTATCCGATCTACTCAGCCAATTACTTGAATTGGAAGGATTTGCCTTAACCCAAGCTTATGATGGTGAGCAAGGGTTATTGATGGCGCAACAGCAGGACTTCGATTTAATCCTCCTTGATGTCATGTTACCTAAGCTCAATGGCTTTGAAGTATTGCGCGCCTTAAGGCAACGCAAGCAAACCCCTGTGTTGATGCTAACCGCCCGCGGCGAAGAAATTGATCGGGTAGTCGGTCTAGAAATCGGTGCCGATGACTACTTGCCAAAACCGTTTAATGACCGCGAATTAGTGGCTCGAATTCGGGCCATCTTACGTCGAGCACAAACCACTCAACAAGATAACCAAGCCAATGAAATGATGCAGTTTGGTGATTTACGCCTCGACCCTTCCCGCCAAGAAACCTATTGCAACGAACAACTGATTATCCTGACGGGCACCGAGTTTTTACTGTTGTTTAATTTACTCGAAAAATCAGGCGAACTGGTCACCAAAGAGTCATTAAGTGAAAACGTATTAGGCAAAAAACTGATGCCATTTGATCGTAGTTTAGATATGCATTTGTCTAACTTACGCAAAAAACTACCAGAGCGCCAAGACGGCCGTCCACGGGTCAAAACCCTGCGCGGTAAAGGCTATATTTGGATACCATAATGCTGAAAAACAATCCATTTAACCGACTGTTTTTTAAATTATTGCTGGGCTTTTGGCTATGCAGTTCGTTGATTATTGCTCTGGTGTCATTATTGCCATTATTGCAGCAAAATCATGACCGCTCACCTTTGCCGCCTAGCCTTGAGCGGATGCTGGAAAACGTCGCCGAGCGGATACAAGAGCAACCTCAATTACTCGAAGGCAAAAACCTACAACGTCTGCGCCATAACCGCAATAAAGACGGTGGCGGTGACCGTAAGCATAATGGCGGCCCTTTGCGTTTATATTTAACCGATGGTGAAGGCCAAGTGTTAAACAGTAAACACGTCTCGCGTGGATTTAGACGCTTTCAACTGATGGCAGAAGAGGCAGATCAGCCGATAAGCCACCAATTTAGAGACGAGCTCATTTTTGGCCCCTATTCTTTTGAGGTCAACAGCAAACCCTATCAATTATTTGGCCGTTTACCCGATAACCATCCTCGGCCGTGGTTTTTCTTTTTTGCTGACAATAAATTACTCACGGCAGGCCTAGCCATTTTATTATCGGGCCTATTATGCGGTTTGCTGGCATGGTATTTAGGTAAACCATTGCGTTCGCTCAAGCACAGTGCCAATGCCCTCGCCAGAGGCGACTTGTCTAGCCGAGTTGATGCGGCTACCGCTAATCGGCGTGATGAAATGGGCCAATTGGCAATCGCTTTTAACGGTATGGCCGACGCCATTGAAGCCATGGTGAATAACCAACAAAGATTAATGGGCGATATTTCCCATGAACTGCGAACGCCACTGACGCGGCTGCAACTATCATTGGCACTTGCTCGTAAAAAAGGTCAGCACAGCACCGAACTGGATCGAATAGAATATGAAGCTCAACAACAAGATGCCTTAATTGGCGAGCTATTAACCTTATCTAGAGTTACCTTAAATGTTAGCGAAAAACGCCTGACAGCTGAACTCACAGAAACCTTAAGCCAAGTGCTCGATGACGCCGAATTTGAAGCCGAACAGCAAGGTAAACAATTACATATAGATATCGACGAGTCTATCCGCTTTAATCATTTGCCTAGAACCTTATCCCGCGCCATTGAGAACCTGCTGCGTAATGCCATTCGTTACGCTGATCAACATATTTATATTGAAAGTCAGCAAACAAAAAACCAAGTTCGTATTGTGGTCAGCGATGACGGTCCCGGCCTTCCAGAAGAAGAGCTCGAAGCGATATTTGCGCCATTTTATCGACCTGATAGCGCACGTGATCGCGTATCTGGTGGATGGGGATTAGGATTAGCCATTACTCAAGCGGCAGTTGAGGCCCATAAAGGACGCATAGTTGCCAAAAATCAACCATCACATGGGCTAATCGTCACCATCGACTTACCCATTTAATGTAAACATTAATCGGTGACCTCACCTCGGGATAATAAACTTCGGCTTGGGATTAGGAGCGGCTTACTGATGAACAACTATGATTAATATCGTCACACGATTAACCATCGTATGAACCATAGTGTATGAAAGACAGCAATATATATTATCCTCGGTACAGTGACCCCTAGTACCGGTATCGTCAGTGCTTATGCCGCCAATAGATTAAATCGCCTTGCTGCAATACTCTGCCATCGACTTTTAGCAATATCATCCATTGTATCGTGACAAATTCAATCCACCGTTTACCAAGGCTAGAGTCATATTTACCCCAAAAAAGATACCTGCTAAAAGTCATATCAGCACGCTAACGCATGCTCATCACAGTAACCGAGTCAGTTTTGATAACGTCTCGCAGTCAAACCCTGCTTAATGTATAATTTGTCATTCTTTTTATACTTCGTACCGTAAGGTTGCTATGTTTCAGATTGCCCTTTATGAACCCGAAATCGCCCCAAATACTGGAAATATCATCCGTCTATGTGCCAATAATGGCTCACAGTTACATTTGATTGAGCCGTTAGGTTTTGATCTCGAAGAAAAGAAACTACGTCGCGCTGGACTCGATTATTCCGACCTAACCAGTGTGACTCGCCATAAAAATTATGCCGCTTTTTTAGAGGCCATGGCAGGAAAACGTATTATCGCCTGCACCACTAAAGGCAGCCGTCCCCATACTCAAATTGCTTTTCAAGAGAATGATGTGTTGTTATTTGGCCCAGAAACTCGTGGACTGCCGATGGATATTATTGATGCAACGCCACTTGCGCAGCGGTTACGTATTCCAATGACAGCCAATAGCCGTAGTATAAATTTATCAAACTCAGTCGCCATTATTAGTTATGAAGCATGGCGTCAACTCGGTTTTGCAGGCGCAGAGTAATGAAAAAAACCCAGTCACCCGAAACCCAACACGATGCTTTAGCCATTGCCAAAGCAACCCAAAGACCCGCACAAACGAAAGAACAAACTAAGTTGATTGCCGCAGGCATTGAGAAAGGGATTACTGAATTCAAAAAACAGCATAAAGTCAAAGCCCGTGATCGTGACAAAGCACGTAAACAGCAACAAAAAACCAAAAGTACCACGCCCACCAATGATGAGCCCGATATGCCTTATATTGTGCCCCAGAGTCGATTCAATTCGCTAACGTGGTCGTTAATGGGCTTATTACTCTTGAGTTGGGCATTGTTTGCCGCTTACCTGTTTTACCGCTAAACCGCATTGGCGAAACACTCACGTTATTCAGTCAGCTGAGTCTCCTCTGCTGACGGTTTAAGCAGGCTAATGGCTCTGACGACCTGATACTGCTCACTGTCGTCATCCAAATAATGAGCGCTTTGCTGCCACTGCCATCCTAGTATTGCCTGATCGGCACTAGTATCGGTATCGTCAATAATGGGATCAAACTGCAACTGCACTAATGCTGGACGTTGATTTATTTCACCTTTGCCTAAAAATGAGTAACGGCCAGCTTGCTCATAAAGCGTTAACTCCTGCGACACGTCATCGGTAACACCATTGGCATACACCAATAAAATATGATCATTTTGTTGCCTAAACCACCAGGTTTCACTGTTTGTAAAACGACTGCCTCGGCTAACACTGATGAACAAATTGCGCCTATCTGCAGAGCACATCACCGAGGTAGTGACCTTCTTGGGGTAAACATTAGGATTGGCAGCACTGCCCTGCCACTCACCAGCTAATTGGCTACAAAACGTATTCAATGTCACTTTATCTGCATAAGCTGAGGCTGAATGTGTCAGTAACAACATTGCCATTAACAGGAATATTGATCGACCTTTTTGGGTAAACAAACTTCTTACCATTCAAATATCCTTTATGATTAGATACATCTACTGCCCAACACTGGTAAGCCGTTACAATACCACATACCCTATAATATCACTGGCAATGAGCACG from Shewanella psychromarinicola includes the following:
- a CDS encoding response regulator, with translation MNRILLIDDDIGLSDLLSQLLELEGFALTQAYDGEQGLLMAQQQDFDLILLDVMLPKLNGFEVLRALRQRKQTPVLMLTARGEEIDRVVGLEIGADDYLPKPFNDRELVARIRAILRRAQTTQQDNQANEMMQFGDLRLDPSRQETYCNEQLIILTGTEFLLLFNLLEKSGELVTKESLSENVLGKKLMPFDRSLDMHLSNLRKKLPERQDGRPRVKTLRGKGYIWIP
- the trmL gene encoding tRNA (uridine(34)/cytosine(34)/5-carboxymethylaminomethyluridine(34)-2'-O)-methyltransferase TrmL; this translates as MFQIALYEPEIAPNTGNIIRLCANNGSQLHLIEPLGFDLEEKKLRRAGLDYSDLTSVTRHKNYAAFLEAMAGKRIIACTTKGSRPHTQIAFQENDVLLFGPETRGLPMDIIDATPLAQRLRIPMTANSRSINLSNSVAIISYEAWRQLGFAGAE
- a CDS encoding ATP-binding protein, with the translated sequence MLKNNPFNRLFFKLLLGFWLCSSLIIALVSLLPLLQQNHDRSPLPPSLERMLENVAERIQEQPQLLEGKNLQRLRHNRNKDGGGDRKHNGGPLRLYLTDGEGQVLNSKHVSRGFRRFQLMAEEADQPISHQFRDELIFGPYSFEVNSKPYQLFGRLPDNHPRPWFFFFADNKLLTAGLAILLSGLLCGLLAWYLGKPLRSLKHSANALARGDLSSRVDAATANRRDEMGQLAIAFNGMADAIEAMVNNQQRLMGDISHELRTPLTRLQLSLALARKKGQHSTELDRIEYEAQQQDALIGELLTLSRVTLNVSEKRLTAELTETLSQVLDDAEFEAEQQGKQLHIDIDESIRFNHLPRTLSRAIENLLRNAIRYADQHIYIESQQTKNQVRIVVSDDGPGLPEEELEAIFAPFYRPDSARDRVSGGWGLGLAITQAAVEAHKGRIVAKNQPSHGLIVTIDLPI
- a CDS encoding DUF2956 domain-containing protein, with protein sequence MKKTQSPETQHDALAIAKATQRPAQTKEQTKLIAAGIEKGITEFKKQHKVKARDRDKARKQQQKTKSTTPTNDEPDMPYIVPQSRFNSLTWSLMGLLLLSWALFAAYLFYR